A stretch of Bifidobacterium sp. ESL0704 DNA encodes these proteins:
- a CDS encoding FAD-binding protein: MITQADSPRAAKATTPTLAQLTTIGVGGAVDRFVEPRSEEAFITAVRGADMAHLPLLVIGGGSNLLVADAPFHGVVVRDARRGISVSEDKAEIRASFDGGARGDTISDTANDTKAQTDHQADTDTSPNVAATAEGDADANMDAQADAVVIVAQAGVSWDDFVAFCVSSGFSGVEGLSGVPGTVGASVVQNIGAYGQEVASVVSSVRVFDRKSDSVCRLEREDMRFGYRSSALKSSMYVAPATPAGDYFPTPRYAVLDVTFVLRRSSTGEVAFGQLAKALGVETGKRMSIALIRNAVLKIRAAKGMLEDSGRYASPWMCGCRDERNVNEAMEATEAMNASHGNDVPGQQEFDQAHGFQRDSADGGVQRQPDFNRHSCGSFFMNPILEPAQAVHLPADAPRFDAILPDGQPGVKTSAAWLIDHAGFHKGFKVRRDACAGLSTLHTLALTNRGGASAEDIAELARTIQDGVEAAYGIRLVPEPVVVGMDLR, translated from the coding sequence ATGATTACGCAGGCGGATTCGCCACGAGCAGCGAAAGCGACGACACCGACGCTGGCGCAACTGACCACCATAGGTGTCGGCGGAGCGGTCGATCGGTTCGTCGAACCCCGGAGCGAAGAAGCGTTTATCACCGCCGTGCGCGGTGCCGATATGGCGCATTTGCCATTGCTGGTCATCGGAGGCGGATCGAATCTTTTGGTTGCGGATGCTCCGTTCCACGGTGTTGTGGTGCGCGATGCGCGACGGGGAATTTCGGTATCGGAGGATAAAGCCGAAATCAGGGCGTCGTTCGATGGTGGCGCAAGGGGCGATACGATAAGCGATACGGCAAACGATACGAAAGCCCAGACGGATCATCAAGCGGATACCGACACCAGTCCAAACGTCGCTGCGACCGCCGAGGGTGACGCTGATGCGAATATGGACGCACAGGCAGATGCCGTTGTCATCGTGGCGCAGGCCGGCGTGAGCTGGGACGATTTCGTCGCTTTCTGCGTCTCCTCTGGTTTTTCGGGTGTGGAAGGACTGTCTGGCGTGCCGGGAACCGTTGGAGCTTCGGTCGTGCAGAATATTGGAGCCTACGGTCAGGAAGTCGCTTCGGTGGTGTCTTCGGTTCGGGTCTTTGATCGCAAGAGCGACAGCGTGTGTCGGCTTGAGCGTGAAGACATGCGTTTCGGTTACCGCAGCTCAGCCTTGAAATCCAGCATGTACGTTGCTCCGGCGACCCCTGCCGGCGACTATTTCCCGACACCTCGCTACGCGGTGCTTGACGTGACATTCGTGTTGCGTCGAAGCAGTACCGGCGAAGTGGCGTTCGGCCAGCTGGCCAAGGCACTTGGCGTGGAAACAGGGAAGCGGATGTCGATTGCCTTGATTCGCAACGCCGTGCTGAAAATCCGTGCCGCCAAAGGCATGCTGGAGGATTCGGGCCGATATGCCTCGCCTTGGATGTGTGGCTGCAGGGATGAGCGTAACGTCAACGAAGCCATGGAAGCGACCGAAGCGATGAATGCTTCACATGGCAACGATGTTCCGGGCCAGCAGGAATTCGACCAAGCCCATGGCTTCCAAAGGGACAGCGCTGACGGCGGAGTTCAGCGCCAGCCCGATTTCAATCGTCACAGCTGCGGCAGCTTCTTCATGAATCCGATTCTTGAACCCGCGCAGGCGGTTCATCTACCTGCCGATGCTCCGCGCTTTGATGCGATTCTGCCAGACGGCCAACCCGGCGTCAAGACTTCGGCCGCATGGCTTATCGATCATGCCGGTTTCCATAAGGGATTCAAGGTGCGGCGCGACGCCTGTGCCGGGCTTTCCACCCTCCATACCCTCGCTCTGACCAATCGTGGGGGAGCGAGTGCGGAAGATATCGCCGAGCTTGCGCGCACCATTCAGGATGGTGTCGAAGCGGCCTATGGCATTCGTCTGGTGCCCGAGCCGGTTGTGGTGGGCATGGATCTGCGGTAA
- a CDS encoding type II CAAX endopeptidase family protein, whose protein sequence is MHKYYGLRNDDLLTDDHPERLHAANNAFVEPRRLNPLLRGIVFLAIFFVAMVVIAMVLMGTYAAATGASVGALSQQDVHSPMTLLEMLSEMIAAIVGYVVVVRFMERRRHPLELRASRWHGLFVGFAIGLAAIAVCLAVLFITGNYRVIGFNAHYNPWIDILAMGVCAGVAEEIIMRGMLLRLFEEWLGSWGAVVVSALVFGLMHVANQDGTMWGGVAIAIEDGILAAALYFVTRSLWVCIGEHIMWNIAEGPIFGSIVSGNGKQDSWLIPQWSGSDIMTGGKFGLEASVVPVVLMGVAGVALLIYAQRKELLARPSWVRKRKLSQER, encoded by the coding sequence ATGCACAAGTACTATGGGCTGCGTAATGACGATTTGTTGACTGACGATCATCCAGAGCGGCTGCATGCCGCAAACAACGCATTCGTCGAGCCGCGCAGACTGAATCCGTTGCTGCGTGGCATCGTGTTCCTCGCCATATTTTTCGTGGCCATGGTGGTTATTGCTATGGTGCTGATGGGAACATATGCCGCTGCCACTGGTGCCAGCGTCGGCGCATTGTCGCAGCAGGACGTGCATTCGCCGATGACGCTGTTGGAGATGCTGAGCGAGATGATCGCGGCCATAGTGGGGTATGTGGTCGTTGTCCGTTTCATGGAACGTCGCCGCCATCCGCTTGAGTTGCGCGCTTCACGCTGGCACGGCCTGTTTGTTGGCTTTGCCATCGGTCTCGCGGCAATCGCCGTATGCCTTGCCGTCCTTTTCATCACCGGCAATTACCGCGTGATTGGCTTCAACGCCCATTACAATCCGTGGATTGATATTCTGGCTATGGGTGTGTGCGCCGGCGTCGCAGAAGAGATCATCATGCGTGGCATGCTGCTGCGTCTATTCGAGGAGTGGCTTGGTTCTTGGGGAGCCGTGGTCGTCTCCGCTCTGGTGTTCGGACTGATGCACGTGGCCAATCAGGACGGCACCATGTGGGGCGGCGTTGCTATCGCCATCGAAGATGGCATTCTGGCTGCGGCACTTTACTTTGTCACGCGTTCGCTTTGGGTGTGCATCGGCGAGCACATCATGTGGAACATTGCCGAAGGACCGATCTTCGGCTCGATCGTTTCCGGCAACGGCAAGCAGGATTCGTGGCTGATACCACAATGGTCCGGTTCAGACATCATGACCGGCGGCAAGTTCGGCCTCGAAGCCAGTGTTGTCCCGGTGGTGCTCATGGGTGTCGCGGGCGTTGCGCTTCTGATTTACGCCCAGCGCAAGGAGTTGTTGGCCAGGCCGTCGTGGGTGCGTAAGCGCAAGCTTAGCCAAGAACGTTAA
- the fdxA gene encoding ferredoxin yields MAYVIAQPCIDVKDKACVDECPVDCIYEGDRTLYINPNECVDCGACEPVCPTEAIFYEDDVPEEWAWYKDAAVTYFNDLGDLGGAQAAGPSGKDEARIAALPPQNQD; encoded by the coding sequence ATGGCTTATGTAATTGCTCAGCCCTGCATCGATGTCAAGGACAAAGCGTGCGTGGACGAATGCCCGGTCGACTGCATCTACGAGGGCGATCGTACGCTCTATATCAACCCCAATGAGTGCGTGGACTGCGGTGCCTGCGAGCCCGTATGTCCCACCGAGGCCATCTTCTACGAGGATGACGTGCCCGAGGAATGGGCGTGGTACAAGGACGCCGCGGTCACCTATTTCAACGATCTCGGTGATTTGGGCGGTGCCCAGGCCGCTGGCCCGTCTGGCAAGGACGAAGCCCGCATCGCCGCGCTTCCCCCGCAGAACCAGGACTGA
- a CDS encoding histidinol-phosphate transaminase, with protein sequence MTFKHRAIVDTIPAYKQGKPAPAVSGQRSFKISSNENPYPPLPSVQKAIEDQALDRINRYPDMSGWQVVSRLAKDYEVDPAEIVLGCGSTEVITQLVDLLAGPGDEVIYPWRSFEAYPIIVSGAGATSVQIANRPDGGHDIDAMIAAINSKTRMIIVNNPNNPTSSSVSDADARRLMKAVPSDVIVLFDEAYIHFNTDPDTSVAMKLYREYPNIVVAHTFSKAYGLAGLRIGYGIAAPDVAAGMRKMSIPFGVTQTAQVAAVASLEAKDELMERVQALIGERGRIVRALRGQGWDFPEPYANFFWLPLGSKTAEAEARFKAAGLSTRVFDGEGIRISIGEKEANDKVIEVCQTLKDDGIA encoded by the coding sequence ATGACTTTCAAACATCGTGCCATCGTCGATACCATTCCCGCCTACAAGCAAGGCAAGCCGGCTCCAGCGGTTTCGGGCCAGCGTTCGTTCAAGATCTCCAGCAACGAGAATCCTTATCCGCCGCTGCCCAGCGTCCAGAAGGCCATCGAAGACCAGGCGCTCGACCGTATCAACCGCTATCCGGATATGTCCGGCTGGCAGGTCGTCAGCAGGCTTGCCAAGGATTATGAGGTCGATCCCGCCGAAATCGTGCTCGGTTGCGGATCCACCGAGGTCATCACCCAGCTGGTCGACCTGCTGGCCGGTCCCGGTGACGAGGTGATTTATCCGTGGCGCAGCTTCGAGGCGTATCCGATCATCGTTTCCGGCGCGGGTGCGACGAGCGTCCAGATCGCCAACCGTCCCGACGGCGGCCACGATATCGACGCGATGATCGCCGCGATCAACAGCAAGACCCGCATGATCATCGTCAACAACCCGAACAACCCGACTTCCTCGTCGGTTTCCGACGCCGACGCGCGCCGCCTGATGAAGGCGGTTCCCAGCGACGTCATCGTGCTTTTCGACGAAGCCTATATCCACTTCAACACCGATCCGGACACCAGCGTGGCGATGAAGCTTTATCGCGAATATCCGAACATCGTTGTGGCGCATACGTTCTCCAAGGCCTATGGTCTGGCCGGGCTGCGTATCGGCTATGGCATCGCGGCACCGGACGTGGCCGCCGGCATGCGCAAGATGTCGATTCCGTTCGGCGTCACGCAGACCGCACAGGTCGCCGCCGTCGCCTCGCTTGAGGCCAAGGACGAGCTGATGGAACGCGTGCAGGCGCTGATCGGTGAACGTGGACGTATCGTGCGTGCGCTGCGCGGGCAGGGCTGGGACTTCCCGGAGCCGTACGCGAACTTCTTCTGGCTACCGCTTGGGTCCAAGACCGCCGAAGCCGAGGCTCGTTTCAAGGCTGCCGGTCTTTCAACCCGCGTCTTCGACGGCGAGGGCATCCGCATTTCCATCGGCGAGAAAGAGGCCAACGACAAGGTCATCGAAGTCTGCCAGACGCTGAAGGATGACGGCATCGCCTGA
- a CDS encoding amino acid permease: MNLLRTKSVEQTLAETATGDRKLVRNLGAWDLAVMGVAVAVGAGIFSVGAQAIAYHAGPAAIISFLIAGIICAAAVMCYAEFASMIPAAGSAYTFTYTTVGELMAWVIGWDLILEMLMASSVIAKYWSVYLNDFLHLIGVNSSTELHFGGFTFDWAPLIVVAFFTVLLVLGTKIGARVDGAFTILKIGIVVFVVVVGFFYVKASNYTPFVPPSQPAGSVPGAASQGVMTQPLFQWVIGQQPTIYGISGIISGAALVFFAFIGFDAVATVSEETKNPARNVPLGLGIGMLLVIVMYVLVSIVTAGMVSYKDLAKAKDPSLATGFELVGATWAAKIISFAIVLGLTTVVMVMLLSLTRVVFAMSRDGLLPRGFSKVGKHGTPAKLQVVASVVVALVAACSDIGVLSDMINIGTLSAFTLVAISVPIMRKKRPDLHRSFKIPGNPWLPILIAVANLWLMVNLSVLTWIRFVVWLLVGFCIYFGYSYRHSRLGTGELDADVKKVMDEKAAAKDRAK; this comes from the coding sequence ATGAATCTGTTGAGAACGAAATCGGTGGAGCAGACGCTTGCCGAAACCGCCACAGGCGATCGCAAGTTGGTTCGCAATTTGGGTGCATGGGATCTGGCGGTCATGGGTGTGGCCGTCGCCGTCGGCGCAGGCATCTTCTCCGTGGGAGCCCAAGCCATCGCCTATCACGCCGGCCCGGCCGCCATCATCAGTTTCCTGATTGCCGGCATCATCTGCGCGGCGGCGGTGATGTGCTATGCGGAGTTCGCGTCGATGATTCCCGCGGCCGGCTCGGCCTACACGTTCACCTACACCACGGTCGGCGAGCTGATGGCGTGGGTCATCGGCTGGGACCTCATCCTCGAGATGCTGATGGCCAGTTCGGTCATTGCGAAGTACTGGAGTGTCTACCTCAACGACTTCCTGCATCTGATAGGTGTCAATTCCAGTACAGAGCTGCATTTCGGCGGCTTCACGTTTGATTGGGCGCCGCTGATCGTCGTCGCGTTCTTTACGGTCCTTCTGGTGCTGGGCACGAAGATCGGCGCGCGTGTGGACGGCGCGTTCACGATTCTGAAGATCGGTATCGTCGTCTTCGTCGTGGTTGTCGGCTTCTTCTATGTGAAGGCCTCCAACTACACGCCGTTTGTTCCGCCGTCCCAGCCCGCGGGCTCGGTGCCCGGAGCGGCTTCGCAGGGCGTCATGACCCAGCCGCTTTTCCAGTGGGTCATCGGCCAGCAGCCGACCATCTACGGCATCTCCGGCATCATTTCCGGCGCGGCTCTGGTCTTCTTCGCCTTCATCGGCTTCGACGCGGTCGCCACCGTCAGCGAGGAGACCAAGAACCCGGCTCGCAATGTCCCGCTCGGCCTGGGGATCGGCATGCTGCTGGTCATCGTCATGTACGTGCTCGTCTCGATCGTGACGGCCGGCATGGTCTCCTACAAGGACCTGGCGAAAGCCAAGGACCCGTCGCTGGCCACCGGCTTCGAGCTGGTCGGCGCGACCTGGGCCGCCAAGATCATCTCGTTCGCCATTGTGCTCGGCCTGACCACCGTGGTCATGGTGATGCTGCTGTCCCTGACCCGCGTGGTCTTCGCGATGAGCCGTGACGGCCTGCTGCCACGCGGCTTCTCCAAGGTCGGCAAGCACGGCACCCCCGCCAAGCTGCAGGTCGTCGCCAGTGTCGTGGTGGCCCTCGTGGCCGCCTGCTCCGACATCGGCGTGCTTTCCGACATGATCAACATCGGCACGCTTTCGGCCTTCACCTTGGTCGCCATCTCCGTGCCGATCATGCGCAAGAAGCGCCCCGACCTACATCGTTCGTTCAAGATTCCCGGCAACCCCTGGCTGCCCATCCTGATCGCCGTCGCCAACCTCTGGCTGATGGTGAACCTCTCCGTGCTCACTTGGATCCGTTTCGTGGTCTGGCTCTTGGTCGGCTTCTGCATCTACTTCGGCTATTCGTACCGTCATTCGCGTTTGGGCACCGGAGAGCTGGATGCCGATGTCAAGAAGGTCATGGACGAAAAGGCGGCTGCCAAGGACCGTGCAAAATAG
- a CDS encoding aminotransferase class I/II-fold pyridoxal phosphate-dependent enzyme encodes MGFYRFDSPYDWNRVAPYKKIAAQADGGMIDLSVGSPVDPVPASVQRALADGADAPNAHGYPTVVGTDALREAVQEWFRANRSVDFGAIDADFVPTVGSKEAVALMASLLHFGPGDVIVQPAVSYPTYDIGTQLAGAKTYKAADIADVDSWRSIPGVKAVWVNSPCNPTGEVLSAEELHGIVAAAREIGAVVLSDECYGLLTWAGGTGGGDCLPKSRKSIGRADDQTDASQEDLCAVSSDSSQAVSQEQTADPAVCAESTGLQTACAGKRRIPGVAGTVHKSADTQTSSGASRLVGTMTADEPSPAPCMLQPDVCDGSAEGILVLYSLSKQSNMAGYRTALIAGDPELVRPMVVYRKQIGEIIPGPVQAAMAVALHDTDAVRTQHVRYCQRLHQLVDGLRAAGYDAHMPQGALYVWVRAKSGDCWQDMDALAHLGIVASPGEFYGDPTHLRLSATASDVTIAETVARLSR; translated from the coding sequence ATGGGTTTTTACAGGTTTGATTCTCCCTACGATTGGAATCGCGTCGCGCCGTATAAAAAGATCGCGGCGCAGGCCGACGGCGGCATGATTGACCTTTCCGTTGGTTCGCCGGTTGATCCCGTGCCTGCGAGCGTGCAGCGGGCGCTCGCCGATGGTGCTGATGCGCCCAACGCCCACGGTTATCCGACCGTTGTGGGGACTGATGCCTTGCGCGAAGCCGTGCAGGAGTGGTTCCGGGCGAATCGTAGTGTCGATTTCGGAGCGATCGACGCCGATTTCGTGCCCACCGTCGGATCCAAGGAAGCCGTCGCGCTCATGGCCTCGCTGCTGCATTTCGGGCCGGGCGACGTCATCGTGCAGCCCGCCGTTTCCTATCCGACTTACGATATCGGCACCCAACTGGCCGGTGCCAAGACTTACAAGGCCGCCGATATCGCCGATGTGGACTCGTGGCGTTCCATTCCCGGTGTCAAGGCTGTCTGGGTCAATTCACCCTGCAACCCGACCGGCGAGGTGCTCTCGGCCGAGGAATTGCACGGCATCGTCGCCGCCGCCCGCGAGATCGGCGCCGTGGTCCTTTCCGACGAGTGCTACGGCCTGCTCACGTGGGCAGGGGGTACTGGCGGCGGCGATTGCCTGCCGAAAAGCCGCAAGAGTATCGGCCGGGCCGATGACCAGACGGATGCGAGTCAAGAAGACCTCTGTGCTGTATCAAGCGACAGTTCTCAAGCGGTTTCGCAGGAGCAGACAGCAGATCCGGCCGTTTGTGCGGAATCGACTGGTTTGCAAACGGCCTGCGCTGGAAAACGGCGGATACCTGGCGTTGCCGGTACCGTTCATAAGTCGGCCGATACGCAGACGTCGTCCGGTGCAAGCAGACTCGTCGGAACCATGACGGCAGATGAACCCTCGCCTGCTCCCTGCATGCTGCAGCCCGACGTTTGCGACGGCAGCGCCGAAGGCATCCTCGTGCTGTACTCGCTGAGCAAGCAGTCCAATATGGCCGGCTATCGCACCGCGCTCATCGCCGGTGACCCCGAGCTTGTCCGGCCGATGGTCGTCTACCGCAAGCAGATCGGTGAGATTATTCCCGGCCCGGTCCAGGCTGCGATGGCTGTGGCGTTGCACGATACCGATGCGGTTCGTACCCAGCACGTCCGCTATTGTCAGCGTCTTCATCAGTTGGTTGACGGCCTGCGTGCCGCCGGTTACGATGCGCATATGCCCCAAGGAGCGCTCTATGTCTGGGTGCGTGCGAAGTCCGGTGACTGCTGGCAGGATATGGATGCGCTCGCGCATCTCGGTATCGTCGCCAGCCCTGGGGAGTTCTACGGCGACCCCACCCACCTGCGCTTATCTGCCACCGCCTCGGACGTCACCATCGCCGAGACTGTCGCTCGCCTGAGCCGCTGA
- the rpmG gene encoding 50S ribosomal protein L33 — MASKSAAVRPGITLACTVCKERNYITTKNRRNTPDRLELKKFCSRCGKETVHRETR; from the coding sequence ATGGCAAGCAAAAGCGCCGCAGTCCGTCCGGGCATCACGCTGGCATGCACGGTGTGCAAGGAGCGTAACTACATTACGACCAAGAACCGTCGCAATACCCCAGATCGTCTCGAGCTGAAGAAGTTCTGCTCTCGTTGTGGCAAAGAAACTGTGCATCGCGAGACTCGTTGA
- a CDS encoding amino acid permease produces MKLFRTKSVEQALAETATGDRKLVRSLGAWDLAIMGVAVAVGAGIFSIGAQASAYHAGPAAILSFLIAGIICGAAVMCYAEFASMIPAAGSAYTFTYTTVGEIVAWIIGWDLILEMLFAGSVVAKYWSVYLNDFLRLMGFRTSTELHFGGFTFDWAPLIVITFFTVLLVLGTKIGARVDGAFTILKIGIVVFVVVVGFFYVKASNFTPFIPPSEPASKVLGPSSGGVMTQPLFQWLTGQQPTVYGVSGIVSGAALVFFSFLGFDVVATASEEAKDPKRNVPLGIGMGMVMVVIMYMLVAIVTTGMVSYKDLARAKDPSLATGFELAGATWAAKIISFAIVIGLTTVVMVLLLGLTRVIFAMSRDGLLPRGLSKVGKHGTPARLQIAVGVLFAIVASSFDVSILADMVNIGTLSAFTLVAISIPIMRKKRPDLPRAFKIPGNPWVPILIAVANLWLMINLSVLTWIRFLVWLLIGFCIYFGYSYRHSLLGRGKLDEAVKEAEETKTEAGIVETDTEIRRA; encoded by the coding sequence ATGAAGCTGTTCAGGACGAAATCGGTGGAACAGGCGCTTGCCGAAACCGCCACGGGCGATCGCAAACTCGTTCGCAGCCTTGGCGCTTGGGATCTGGCGATTATGGGTGTGGCCGTCGCCGTCGGCGCGGGCATCTTCTCCATCGGCGCGCAGGCGTCTGCCTATCACGCGGGTCCGGCCGCGATCCTGAGCTTCCTGATCGCCGGCATCATTTGCGGGGCCGCGGTGATGTGCTATGCGGAGTTCGCGTCGATGATTCCTGCGGCCGGCTCGGCCTATACGTTCACGTATACGACGGTCGGTGAGATCGTCGCGTGGATTATCGGCTGGGATCTCATCCTCGAGATGCTGTTTGCCGGCTCTGTGGTCGCCAAATATTGGAGCGTCTATCTCAACGATTTTCTGCGTCTCATGGGTTTCCGCACTAGTACGGAGCTTCATTTCGGCGGGTTCACGTTTGATTGGGCGCCGCTGATCGTCATTACGTTCTTTACAGTGTTGCTGGTACTCGGCACCAAGATCGGCGCGCGCGTGGATGGTGCGTTCACGATTCTGAAGATCGGCATTGTCGTTTTCGTGGTGGTCGTCGGATTCTTCTATGTCAAGGCATCGAATTTCACCCCGTTCATCCCGCCGAGCGAACCTGCCAGCAAAGTGTTGGGGCCGTCGTCTGGCGGGGTGATGACCCAACCGCTTTTCCAGTGGCTCACCGGCCAGCAGCCCACTGTCTACGGCGTTTCCGGCATCGTTTCCGGCGCGGCTCTGGTCTTCTTCTCGTTCCTCGGTTTCGACGTGGTGGCCACCGCAAGCGAGGAGGCCAAGGACCCGAAGCGCAACGTGCCTTTGGGCATCGGCATGGGTATGGTGATGGTCGTCATCATGTATATGCTCGTCGCCATCGTCACCACCGGCATGGTCTCCTACAAGGATCTAGCCCGCGCCAAAGATCCGTCGTTGGCCACCGGCTTCGAGCTGGCGGGTGCCACTTGGGCCGCCAAGATCATTTCCTTCGCCATCGTCATTGGGCTTACCACCGTGGTCATGGTGCTGTTGCTCGGCCTGACCCGCGTCATCTTCGCGATGAGCCGTGACGGCCTGCTGCCGCGCGGGCTTTCCAAGGTCGGCAAGCACGGTACCCCGGCCAGGCTGCAGATCGCCGTCGGTGTGCTTTTCGCCATCGTCGCGTCCTCGTTCGATGTCTCCATCCTGGCGGACATGGTCAATATCGGCACGCTTTCGGCGTTCACACTGGTCGCGATTTCCATCCCGATCATGCGCAAGAAGCGTCCCGACCTGCCGCGCGCCTTCAAAATCCCCGGTAATCCATGGGTGCCGATTCTCATCGCCGTGGCCAACCTTTGGCTGATGATCAATCTGTCAGTGTTGACGTGGATTCGTTTCTTGGTCTGGCTGCTGATCGGTTTCTGCATCTACTTCGGCTATTCCTACCGTCACTCGTTGCTGGGTCGTGGCAAACTCGACGAAGCCGTCAAAGAGGCCGAAGAGACCAAGACCGAGGCCGGCATCGTCGAGACGGATACCGAGATCCGCCGCGCCTAG
- the groES gene encoding co-chaperone GroES, producing MSISLTPLEDKIIVKQAEAETQTSSGLYIPDNAKEKPQQGEILAVGPGRRDDNGKRIPMDVKVGDKVLYSKYGGTEVHYKGEDYLIVGARDVLAILN from the coding sequence GTGTCGATCTCACTTACACCGTTGGAAGACAAGATTATCGTGAAGCAAGCCGAAGCGGAGACGCAGACGTCATCCGGTCTCTACATTCCGGACAACGCCAAGGAGAAGCCGCAGCAGGGCGAGATTCTGGCCGTCGGCCCGGGTCGTCGTGACGACAACGGCAAGCGCATCCCGATGGATGTCAAGGTCGGGGACAAGGTGCTCTATTCCAAGTATGGCGGCACCGAAGTGCACTACAAGGGTGAGGATTACCTCATCGTCGGTGCCCGCGACGTACTCGCGATCCTGAACTGA